One region of Citrus sinensis cultivar Valencia sweet orange chromosome 6, DVS_A1.0, whole genome shotgun sequence genomic DNA includes:
- the LOC102630337 gene encoding transcription initiation factor TFIID subunit 8, with protein sequence MNHGGGESTSRSESRTDTSSDRPKAEDFSRAVSKMAVAQICESVGFQGFKDSALDALLDIAIRYICDLGKTSSFQANLACRTECNLFDIIRGIEDLEVLKGFMGAAEIGKCLVGSGIVKEIIDFVESKEEIPFAQPIPQYPVIRSRRLIPSFEEMNETPPGKHIPSWLPAFPDPHTYIYTPMWNERKSDPRADKIELARQRRKAEMALLSLQQRLVCNGETGTSASRPANDEEELLKTGSNPFFAKPLQSGEKDISPVGLPAKLKDKMSGGNHMSVMEAFAPAIEAVKVSGFSDDADGDRRYLPEKRPAVHFKFRAGKKFLGEILDSSLQKKGGRRSASFWRDEEKDDKKRRAEFILKQSIENPQELSQL encoded by the coding sequence ATGAACCATGGAGGTGGAGAGAGCACATCAAGGAGCGAATCCAGAACCGACACGTCATCAGACAGACCTAAAGCCGAAGACTTTAGCCGAGCAGTGTCGAAAATGGCGGTTGCACAGATATGTGAGAGCGTGGGCTTTCAGGGATTCAAGGACTCGGCATTGGACGCCCTTTTGGATATTGCAATTCGATACATCTGTGACTTAGGTAAAACATCCAGCTTTCAAGCTAACTTAGCCTGTAGAACTGAATGTAATTTGTTTGATATAATTCGCGGAATAGAAGATTTAGAAGTGTTAAAGGGGTTTATGGGTGCCGCAGAGATTGGTAAATGTCTTGTGGGTTCGGGGATAgttaaagaaataattgacTTTGTGGAGTCGAAGGAGGAAATCCCCTTTGCACAGCCAATCCCACAATATCCTGTTATTAGGAGTCGGAGATTGATACCGagttttgaagaaatgaatGAAACACCACCTGGGAAGCATATTCCATCTTGGTTGCCAGCTTTTCCCGATCCTCATACGTATATATATACACCTATGTGGAATGAGAGGAAGTCGGATCCTCGTGCTGATAAGATTGAACTAGCGAGGCAAAGGAGAAAGGCAGAGATGGCTTTGTTGAGTTTGCAGCAGAGGTTGGTGTGCAATGGTGAAACCGGAACTTCAGCCTCAAGGCCTGCAAATGATGAGGAAGAGCTACTCAAAACTGGTAGTAACCCCTTTTTTGCAAAGCCATTGCAATCTGGAGAGAAAGATATATCTCCAGTTGGCTTGCCAGCTAAgcttaaagataaaatgtcTGGGGGGAACCATATGTCTGTGATGGAGGCATTTGCTCCTGCTATTGAAGCAGTGAAAGTTAGTGGATTTAGTGATGATGCAGATGGTGATAGGAGGTATCTTCCCGAGAAGAGGCCAGCtgttcattttaaatttagagcTGGCAAGAAATTTTTGGGTGAAATTTTGGATTCAAGTCTTCAGAAGAAGGGTGGTAGAAGAAGTGCATCATTTTGGCGGGATGAGGAGAAGGATGACAAGAAGAGAAGAGCTGAGTTCATTCTTAAACAATCTATAGAAAATCCACAAGAACTCTCTCAGTTGTAA
- the LOC102626168 gene encoding membrane magnesium transporter, with the protein MGLGFIVGVLGVSILAHAAYSTVQFRGLLKIMEEEFSNPPMNVVIELLLGLVLCMWAALIVPGKFLSIHPDSDENRMVSLPGNLDFMIFNHRAKVFRSEIDMKLKL; encoded by the exons ATGGGTTTAGGTTTCATTGTTGGAGTGCTTGGAGTTTCAATTCTCGCTCACGCCGCTTATTCAACAGTTCAGT TTAGGGGCTTGTTGAAAATCATGGAAGAGGAGTTTTCTAATCCTCCAATGAAT GTGGTGATTGAGTTGCTTCTAGGGTTAGTATTATGCATGTGGGCAGCACTAATCGTGCCGGGGAAATTTCTGTCCATTCATCCCGACTCTGACGAAAATAG GATGGTTTCTTTGCCAGGCAACTTAGATTTCATGATCTTTAACCATCGTGCGAAAGTCTTCCGTTCAGAAATAGACATGAAGCTGAAACTTTGA